The proteins below are encoded in one region of Amorphus orientalis:
- a CDS encoding helix-turn-helix domain-containing protein, producing MTDLKTKEIDEAFEMGPEEFRAWRKSLGLKQKEAADRLGLKKRMIQYYEKGNRDGKAVKIPKTVRLACYALSHRILDFDGKRVSSGPVVPGDGPVILQAIEGGAGEAEAPAAE from the coding sequence GTGACTGACCTGAAGACGAAGGAAATCGACGAAGCCTTCGAGATGGGCCCGGAGGAGTTCCGGGCCTGGCGCAAGTCGTTGGGTCTGAAGCAAAAAGAGGCGGCCGACCGGCTCGGTCTCAAGAAGCGGATGATCCAGTACTACGAGAAGGGCAACCGGGACGGAAAGGCGGTCAAGATTCCCAAGACCGTTCGCCTCGCCTGTTACGCCCTGTCTCACCGCATTCTCGACTTCGACGGCAAGCGGGTCTCCAGCGGCCCCGTCGTGCCCGGAGACGGCCCCGTGATCCTGCAGGCGATCGAGGGCGGCGCAGGCGAAGCCGAAGCGCCCGCGGCCGAGTGA
- a CDS encoding phosphatidylserine decarboxylase, with protein sequence MGWCVRAAGVVSILAASTGLALANDSPCQSSLDYLSQQYDSDAATRAAFDAVYEGLQPLPPGYAYGGSTDNPWTSAGSGEGLAKAVGAFYREVCTLVPQIVGTNDNALDSIQYFAWLYFRNEAGIRMVKGIDPTDPDRPLDTLKTFLIRFGDDYKAFMNSPASTGPVADWVADPRLEIEDYEFQKADQYKSWNAFFARALKGSSSEGYPARPVTMPDRDYVIVSPTDCIMNPLVQAVKLDPGPVTRKLVDNPLQLDTVLDVKGIPISVTDLLADAPEDLKAKFAGATGLSCVLMPNTYHHFHSPVDGVIRYAEIVEAGSPGAYGTYGYSDWPNWVPLSGNVGRPGTDFSQFQGFQRGVVVIEVEYANLPGKTPETLTGYVASIPVGLDTVGSVVFDATVTEGARVTKGVTRFGNFLFGGSLNILLFSPIEGTDGAPMVSPAVQTRMGNQIAIMNTPYPAPKTPWTPDD encoded by the coding sequence ATGGGATGGTGTGTGCGGGCAGCGGGTGTTGTGTCCATTCTGGCGGCCTCCACCGGTCTTGCGCTGGCAAACGACTCTCCGTGTCAGTCATCGCTCGACTATCTGTCGCAGCAGTATGACAGCGATGCGGCGACACGCGCGGCGTTCGACGCGGTGTACGAGGGACTGCAGCCGCTGCCGCCGGGCTATGCCTATGGCGGATCGACCGACAATCCCTGGACGAGCGCCGGGAGCGGGGAGGGGCTGGCGAAAGCCGTCGGCGCGTTCTACCGGGAAGTCTGCACGCTGGTGCCGCAGATCGTCGGCACCAACGACAACGCGCTGGACTCCATCCAGTATTTCGCCTGGCTCTATTTCCGCAACGAGGCCGGCATCCGGATGGTCAAGGGGATCGATCCGACCGATCCCGATCGGCCCCTCGACACCCTCAAGACGTTCCTGATCCGGTTCGGAGACGACTACAAGGCCTTCATGAACAGCCCCGCTTCCACCGGCCCGGTGGCCGACTGGGTCGCCGATCCCCGGCTCGAGATCGAGGACTATGAGTTTCAGAAGGCCGATCAGTACAAGAGCTGGAACGCCTTCTTCGCGCGCGCGCTCAAGGGCTCTTCGAGCGAAGGCTATCCGGCGCGCCCGGTGACAATGCCCGATCGGGACTATGTGATCGTGTCGCCGACCGACTGCATCATGAATCCGCTGGTTCAGGCGGTGAAGCTGGATCCGGGGCCGGTCACCCGCAAGCTGGTCGACAATCCGCTCCAGCTGGACACGGTCCTCGACGTGAAGGGCATCCCGATCTCGGTGACGGATCTTCTGGCCGACGCGCCGGAGGATCTGAAGGCGAAGTTCGCCGGGGCGACCGGGCTGTCCTGCGTTTTGATGCCGAACACCTACCACCACTTCCACAGTCCGGTGGACGGGGTGATCCGCTATGCGGAGATCGTCGAAGCCGGCAGCCCCGGCGCCTATGGCACCTACGGCTACAGCGACTGGCCGAACTGGGTGCCGCTGTCCGGCAATGTCGGCCGGCCGGGAACCGACTTCAGCCAGTTCCAGGGCTTCCAGCGCGGCGTCGTGGTGATCGAGGTCGAGTACGCCAATCTTCCCGGCAAAACGCCGGAGACCCTGACCGGATATGTCGCCTCGATCCCGGTCGGGCTCGATACGGTCGGCTCGGTGGTCTTCGACGCGACCGTCACGGAGGGCGCCCGGGTAACCAAGGGCGTCACCCGGTTCGGCAACTTTCTGTTCGGTGGCTCGTTGAACATCCTGCTGTTCTCCCCGATCGAGGGAACGGACGGCGCACCGATGGTAAGTCCGGCGGTGCAGACGCGCATGGGCAATCAGATCGCGATCATGAACACGCCCTATCCTGCGCCGAAGACGCCGTGGACGCCCGACGACTGA
- the ypfJ gene encoding KPN_02809 family neutral zinc metallopeptidase encodes MRWRGRRQSSNVEDRRGRGGFGSGLGKGGLSFPRGGGSGGIGGRGLIGLVAIVAVLWLLGVNPVDLLQGTLSPDRQTAGTRLPETSAQNQASAPEDELKQFVSVVLADTEDVWHELFRASGETYSEPTLVLFSDQVRSACGFAGAAMGPFYCPGDSTVYLDLGFFRELRERFEAPGDFAQAYVIAHEVGHHVQNLVGILPKYNELRQTLSEREANALSVRLELQADCFAGVFAYFERQRGVLEEGDVAEALGAAAAVGDDAIQRRTQGQVVPDAFNHGSSADRQAWFQAGFETGDVTRCDTFSRDDP; translated from the coding sequence ATGCGGTGGCGGGGGCGGCGTCAGAGCAGCAATGTGGAAGACCGGCGCGGCCGGGGCGGCTTCGGCTCCGGCCTCGGGAAGGGCGGACTTAGCTTTCCACGCGGCGGCGGGTCCGGCGGCATCGGTGGTCGGGGCCTGATCGGCCTGGTCGCCATCGTCGCCGTCCTGTGGCTGCTCGGCGTCAATCCGGTCGACCTTCTGCAGGGGACTCTCTCGCCGGATCGGCAGACCGCCGGGACCCGGTTGCCCGAGACATCGGCGCAGAATCAGGCGTCGGCGCCCGAGGACGAGCTGAAGCAGTTCGTCTCGGTGGTGCTCGCCGACACCGAGGACGTGTGGCACGAGCTCTTCCGCGCCTCCGGCGAGACCTACAGCGAGCCGACCCTGGTGCTGTTCTCCGATCAGGTCAGGTCGGCCTGCGGGTTCGCCGGCGCGGCGATGGGGCCGTTCTACTGTCCCGGCGACAGCACGGTCTATCTGGACCTCGGCTTCTTTCGCGAACTCAGGGAGCGCTTCGAGGCGCCCGGCGACTTCGCGCAGGCCTATGTCATCGCCCACGAGGTCGGCCACCACGTCCAGAATCTCGTCGGCATCCTGCCGAAATACAACGAGCTTCGGCAGACGCTGAGCGAGCGGGAGGCGAACGCGCTCTCGGTCCGCCTGGAGCTGCAGGCCGACTGCTTCGCCGGGGTCTTCGCCTATTTCGAGCGGCAGAGAGGCGTGCTGGAGGAGGGGGACGTGGCCGAGGCGCTCGGGGCCGCCGCCGCCGTCGGCGACGACGCCATCCAGCGGCGAACCCAGGGGCAGGTGGTGCCGGACGCCTTCAACCACGGCAGTTCCGCCGACCGTCAGGCGTGGTTCCAGGCCGGGTTCGAGACCGGGGACGTCACCCGATGCGACACCTTTTCCAGAGATGATCCCTGA
- the carA gene encoding glutamine-hydrolyzing carbamoyl-phosphate synthase small subunit, whose product MSSRQDSGSESWAAPTTTARLILADGTEIAGYGIGATGYAVGEVCFNTAMTGYQEILTDPSYAGQIVTFTFPHIGNVGTNDDDIETVNMAARSGVLGCVLRAPVTEPSNYRATRHLDRWLAARGIIGITGIDTRALTARIREQGMPNAVIAHDPSGRFDLGALMAEVKAWPGLEGMDLTRDVTGAQSFSWDETVWDWTTQSYGHQTKPRYHVVAVDYGIKRTILRLLADQGCRVTVVPATATADDILMHEPDGVFLSNGPGDPAATGEFALPAIRQLIEKDVPVFGICLGHQLLGLALGGKTAKMHQGHHGANHPVKDHTTGKVEITSMNHGFAVDPDTLPDTVEQTHVSLFDGSNCGLRLKDRPVFSVQYHPEASPGPQDSHYLFKRFVDFIRERKGEPAESE is encoded by the coding sequence ATGTCGTCTCGACAAGACAGCGGCTCCGAGAGCTGGGCTGCGCCGACCACAACGGCGCGCCTGATTCTGGCCGACGGCACCGAAATCGCCGGCTACGGCATCGGCGCAACGGGATATGCCGTCGGCGAAGTCTGTTTCAATACCGCGATGACCGGCTACCAGGAGATCCTGACCGATCCCTCTTATGCCGGCCAGATCGTCACCTTCACTTTTCCCCATATCGGCAACGTCGGCACCAACGACGACGATATAGAAACGGTGAACATGGCGGCGCGTTCCGGCGTGCTGGGCTGCGTTCTGCGCGCGCCTGTGACGGAACCGTCGAACTACCGGGCCACGCGCCATCTTGACCGCTGGCTGGCTGCACGCGGCATCATCGGCATCACCGGCATCGACACCCGCGCCCTCACCGCCCGCATCCGGGAACAGGGCATGCCGAACGCCGTCATCGCCCACGACCCGTCCGGCCGCTTCGATCTCGGCGCCCTGATGGCCGAAGTGAAGGCCTGGCCCGGCCTGGAAGGCATGGACCTGACCCGCGACGTGACCGGCGCCCAGAGCTTCAGCTGGGACGAGACCGTCTGGGACTGGACCACGCAATCCTATGGCCATCAGACGAAGCCGCGCTATCACGTGGTCGCCGTCGACTACGGCATCAAACGCACCATCCTGCGTCTTCTAGCCGATCAAGGCTGTCGCGTAACTGTCGTCCCGGCGACCGCCACGGCCGACGACATCCTCATGCACGAGCCCGACGGCGTGTTTCTCTCCAACGGCCCCGGAGATCCGGCCGCAACCGGCGAGTTCGCGCTCCCGGCGATCCGGCAGCTGATCGAGAAGGACGTCCCGGTGTTCGGCATCTGCCTCGGACATCAGCTTCTCGGGCTGGCGCTCGGCGGCAAGACGGCCAAGATGCACCAGGGCCACCACGGCGCGAACCATCCGGTGAAGGACCACACCACAGGGAAGGTCGAGATCACCTCGATGAACCACGGGTTCGCCGTCGATCCGGACACCCTGCCGGACACGGTCGAGCAGACCCACGTCTCGCTCTTCGACGGATCGAACTGCGGCCTGCGCCTCAAGGACCGGCCGGTGTTTTCGGTCCAGTATCACCCGGAAGCCTCCCCCGGCCCCCAGGACAGCCACTATCTGTTCAAGCGCTTCGTCGACTTCATCCGCGAGCGCAAGGGCGAGCCTGCCGAGTCCGAGTAG
- a CDS encoding GatB/YqeY domain-containing protein, whose amino-acid sequence MRDEINKALKCAVNDQDKRRACTLRLIQAAIKDRDQAARDRGEEGIGDREVFDLLLKMIEQRRESVSNFEASGRIDLAEQEREEIAIIRSLLPAQLDEIAMRSACAEVVEDIGANGLRDVGRTMTALKQRYPGQMDFGRASCVVKDLLR is encoded by the coding sequence ATGCGGGATGAGATCAACAAGGCGCTCAAATGCGCGGTCAACGACCAGGACAAACGACGCGCCTGTACGCTTCGTCTGATCCAGGCGGCGATCAAGGATCGCGACCAGGCCGCACGCGATCGCGGCGAAGAGGGCATCGGCGACCGCGAAGTCTTTGACCTGCTTCTAAAAATGATCGAGCAGCGCCGCGAGTCGGTGAGCAATTTCGAGGCCTCCGGCCGCATCGACCTCGCCGAACAGGAGCGCGAGGAAATCGCCATCATCAGATCCCTGCTGCCGGCCCAGCTCGACGAGATCGCCATGCGATCGGCCTGCGCGGAAGTGGTCGAGGACATCGGCGCCAACGGCCTGCGCGACGTGGGCCGCACCATGACCGCGCTGAAGCAGCGCTACCCCGGCCAGATGGACTTCGGACGCGCGAGCTGCGTCGTGAAGGACCTGCTGCGCTGA